A window of the Cucurbita pepo subsp. pepo cultivar mu-cu-16 chromosome LG01, ASM280686v2, whole genome shotgun sequence genome harbors these coding sequences:
- the LOC111793214 gene encoding uncharacterized protein LOC111793214: protein MDSFTVASSFASLWIPRLSASSKFSKFNSSSSHSIQPSFRVVCSGGSRHNIAPQDFHFILHDAMDSSGIDASYSKEARKGFLTQIQYLSNIERETSISINRRVDLAKAALYIAAEDDSLVSHSSVPLPIDAFIHSLADLSMGYCTHYKSSFNLSPESFLESIERYMYVTKGFRRTSSKAQLEPQALYLHTVLTHGTGSSTLLSLIYSEILKMLRLWSLLDFDVEIYHPHDNYSLPTGYHKLKSKESDQPHIITTQSLLVEILSNLKESFWPFQQNQSRSLFLRAVDVANCSDRSNAIEESGFQLASAKAAQHRLERGVWTSRRYGDMRRALAACERLILLDVDMKELRDYSILLYHCGFYEQSLEYLKLYQETKSSSSPTDTSSSEEEEAVENLMKRLALIMIEDGWSTPSYARKFIGKNAEP, encoded by the exons ATGGATTCCTTCACTGttgcttcttcttttgcttcCTTATGGATTCCAAGACTGTCAGCTTCTTCCAAATTCTCTAAATTCAATTCTTCTTCATCGCATTCGATTCAGCCGAGCTTTCGAGTGGTTTGTTCTGGTGGCTCTCGGCATAATATTGCTCCCCAGGATTTCCATTTCATTCTTCACGATGCCATGGATTCTTCTGGGATTGACGCCTCCTATTCTAAG GAGGCTAGGAAGGGTTTCTTGACTCAGATTCAATATTTATCCAATatagagagggaaacaagtATAAGCATTAATAGGCGTGTTGATTTGGCGAAAGCTGCTCTTTATATCGCAGCAGAGGATGATTCCTTGGTATCTCATTCATCTGTTCCTCTTCCCATCGATGCATTTATTCATAGTCTAGCTGACCTTTCCATGGGCTATTGCACTCACTATAAATCTTCGTTCAATTTATCACCAGAAAGTTTTTTGGAGAGTATAGAGAGGTACATGTATGTCACTAAg ggtTTCAGAAGAACCAGTTCTAAAGCTCAACTGGAACCACAAGCTCTATATCTTCACACA GTTTTGACACATGGTACAGGCTCATCTACATTACTTTCACTCATATACTCTGAGATCTTGAAAATGCTTCGTTTATGGAGCCTTCTGGATTTCGATGTAGAGATATATCATCCTCATGACAACTATAGCCTTCCCACAGGCTATCATAAACTGAAAAGCAAGGAATCTGATCAACCACACATAATAACAACCCAAAGTCTGTTGGTGGAG attttaagcaatttaaAAGAATCTTTTTGGCCatttcaacaaaatcaatCCAGAAGTTTATTCTTAAGAGCCGTTGATGTTGCTAACTGTAGTGATAGATCGAATGCAATTGAGGAAAG TGGCTTTCAGCTTGCGTCTGCAAAGGCTGCTCAACACAGGCTAGAACGTGGAGTTTGGACAAGTAGGCGTTATGGAGATATGAGGCGTGCATTAGCTG CATGTGAACGGCTTATCCTCCTTGATGTTGATATGAAGGAACTGAGAGATTATAGCATCCTTCTCTACCACTGTGGCTTCTATGAGCAATCTCTGGAGTACCTGAAGTTGTATCAGGAAACGAAG AGTTCCTCAAGTCCAACCGACACGTCAAGTTCCGAGGAGGAAGAAGCTGTGGAAAACTTGATGAAACGCCTTGCCCTTATTATGATTGAAGATGGTTGGAGCACACCCTCCTATGCTCGAAAGTTCATCGGTAAGAACGCCGAACCATGA
- the LOC111781501 gene encoding DNA-directed RNA polymerase V subunit 1 produces MEEAPCCSSILDGEIVGIRFALASGQEICIAAISDCPITHASQLSNPFLGLPIEYGKCESCGTSEPGKCEGHFGYIELPIPIYHPNHITELKKMLSLLCLKCLKMKKNKFPSKNVGFAERLLSCCEDASQVSIREAKKSDGATYLQLKVPSRTSLREGFWDFLERYGFRYGDNLTRTLLPCEVKEMLKKIPNETRKKLAGKGYYPQDGYVLQYLPVPPNCLSVPEISDGVTIMSSDPAVLMLKKVLKQVEIIKGSRSGAPNFEAHEVEANDLQMAVDQYLQVRGTVKASRGIDARYGVNKELNDPSTKAWLEKMRTLFIRKGSGFSSRSVITGDAYKLVNEIGVPFEVAQRITFEERVSVHNIKYLQELVDKKLCLTYRDGSSAYSLREGSMGHTYLKPGQIVHRRIMDGDIVFINRPPTTHKHSLQALRVYLHDDHTVKINPLICGPLGADFDGDCIHLFYPQSIAAKAEVLGLFSVEKQLLSSHSGNLNLQLANDSLLSLKMMFRKYFLGKAAAQQLAMFVTSSLPPPALLGVRSNTLHWTALQILQTVLPACFDCHGDSYLIKNSDFLKFDFDRDAMPSLINEIVTSIFFQKGPEEVMRFFDSLQPLLMEHVFSEGFSVSLDDYSMPMAFLQALQKNIQVISPLLYQLRSSFNELVELQLENHIRSVKVPFTNFILKLSSLGKLFDSKSDAAINKVVQQIGFLGLQLSDKGKFYSKTLIDDVASLFHNRYSSDKNDYPSAEFGLVKGCFFHGLDPYEEMVHSISTREVMVRSSRGLTEPGTLFKNLMAILRDVVICYDGTVRNVCSNSIIQLEYGIKAGMMKPYGLFPPGEPVGVLAATAMSTPAYKAVLDSTPSSNSSWDMMKEILLCKVGFKNEPVDRRVILYLNNCDCGRKHCNENAAYVVKSHLKKVTLKDVAMDFMIEYNRQPTPSALGPGLVGHVHLNQVLLEELRINMADVLRRCQETISSFKKKKKKLAPAVRFFISEHCSFHQRNGEERTDMPCLTFWLETRDVHLERTSHILADVVFPLLSETIIKGDPRISSANVIWITSDSTSWERNPSRWQDGELALDVCLEKSAVKEDGDAWRNVLDCCLPIIHLIDTRRSVPYAIKQVQKLLGISCAFDQTIQRLSKSVSMVSKGVLGDHLILLANSMTCTGNMIGFNSGGYKALSRALNIQVPFTEATLFTPRRCFERAATKCHKDSLSSIVASCSWGKHVAVGTGSKFDILWDQKELGSKQADVVDVYNFLHMVRSGKSEESTSACLGVEIDDLMVEDEYGELTLSPEPFSTSEKPVFEDSAEFEHCLDNHSLGAASAGGGQWEINENSKASQDNDWSGWGTKVDPDVTTSKSGWDTTTSWGNKATKASNDNGWSTKEVERDSFTSTKNTPKTGGWDSAATWGTKTKDVDSFKEGETAPEKSNVWSGLQSNKAETQDAFHKKVEIASKSGGWDDKAWSRGTSKTEDNWSSRAKDKAEPWQAHVQEVSPNSNGWGSAGGWGKNAGDGDESEAGRNDGQASMDLEKVSDRWDGRDVQRTGDSKDKFQSKMVEHGDSVAINHSWDQQKPPEVSQGEYGNDAWGKQKSWEVKKPSHVNNESNRHGWGSRIELNEGPNHECDQVTNDSGGWDSQKKMDKPWEKQKSTEASQSWGSQKDSQSWGSQKDSQSWGSQKDSQSRGYQKDSQSRGSQKDSQSWGSQKDSQSWGSQKDSQSWGSQKDSHSQGSWGQLQRTPKEFSQESQDDSNKHFDNQKPPETSSGWEQQKSPEVSHGWGSHIDSSDLTSSHGWDNKKNQGSKSWGGNVGEWKNRKNRPPKSPGMTSDDANLRGLYTASGQRLDMFTTEEQDILADIEPIMQSIRKIMHQSGYNDGDPLSAEDQSFILQSVFNFHPDKAVKMGAGIDHFMVSRHSSFQESRCFYVVSTDGHKEDFSYRKCLDNFIKGKYPDMAEMFVAKYFRKPRSGKPRDRNTASEENENKNVGGELTPIPEEAENGSQQQ; encoded by the exons ATGGAGGAGGCACCCTGTTGCTCCTCTATTTTAGATGGGGAAATAGTTGGAATAAGATTTGCATTGGCCAGTGGTCAAGAAATT tgTATTGCAGCTATTAGTGATTGCCCTATTACCCATGCTAGTCAGCTCTCAAAtccatttcttggtttaccaaTTGAATATGGTAAATGTGAATCATGTGGTACTTCTGAACCTGGGAAGTGTGAAG GCCATTTTGGATATATCGAATTACCAATTCCCATTTATCATCCCAATCACATTACGGAATTGAAGAAGATGTTAAGCTTGCTCTGTTTGAAGtgcttgaaaatgaaaaaaaacaag TTTCCCTCGAAGAATGTTGGTTTTGCTGAAAGATTGTTATCATGCTGTGAG GATGCTTCGCAAGTTTCTATTCGAGAGGCAAAAAAATCAGATGGGGCTACTTACTTGCAATTAAAAGTACCATCAAGGACATCACTACGAGAAGGATTTTGGGATTTCTTAGAAAGATATGGTTTTCGTTATGGTGATAATCTCACTCGAACTTTGCTCCCTTGCGAG GTGAAGgaaatgctaaaaaaaattcccaaTGAGACCAGAAAAAAGCTTGCTGGCAAAGGTTATTATCCTCAGGATGGATATGTCTTGCAATATTTACCAGTCCCTCCCAACTGTTTGTCTGTACCAGAAATTTCTGATGGTGTTACGATCATGTCTTCG GATCCAGCTGTTTTAATGCTCAAGAAAGTTCTTAAGCAAGTGGAAATCATCAAAGGTTCTAGGTCTGGTGCTCCAAACTTTGAAGCTCATGAAGTAGAAGCTAATGACTTGCAAATGGCCGTTGATCAATATCTCCAAGTTAGGGGGACTGTTAAGGCATCTCGTGGCATAGATGCAAGATATGGTGTAAATAAAGAGTTAAATGATCCTTCCACTAAAGCCTGGCTTGAGAAAATGAGAACTCTGTTTATTCGGAAAGGCTCTGGTTTCTCTTCCCGCAGTGTGATTACCGGGGATGCTTACAAACTAGTTAATGAAATTGGTGTGCCTTTTGAAGTTGCCCAAAGGATCACATTCGAGGAGAGAGTTAGTGtacataacataaaatatttacagGAACTGGTGGATAAGAAATTATGTTTAACCTATAGAGATGGTTCTTCTGCCTATTCACTTCGTGAAGGTTCAATGGGCCATACATATCTGAAACCTGGTCAAATAGTTCATCGGCGGATCATGGATGGAGACATTGTTTTCATTAATCGACCGCCAACTACTCATAAACATTCTTTGCAAGCCCTGAGGGTGTATCTGCACGATGACCATACAGTCAAGATCAACCCGCTAATTTGTGGACCCTTGGGTGCAGATTTTGATGGTGATTGTATTCACCTATTTTATCCCCAGTCCATTGCAGCAAAAGCTGAGGTGTTGGGACTTTTCTCTGTGGAAAAGCAGCTGCTTAGCTCTCATAGTGGGAACCTTAATTTGCAGTTGGCTAATGATTCATTGTTGTCTCTCAAGATGATGTTCAGGAAATATTTCTTGGGCAAAGCTGCAGCGCAGCAACTGGCTATGTTTGTTACTTCATCTCTGCCACCTCCTGCCTTGTTGGGAGTTCGTTCTAATACTCTTCATTGGACTGCTTTGCAGATACTTCAAACTGTGTTGCCTGCTTGTTTTGACTGTCATGGGGATAGTTACTTGATTAAAAACAGTGATTTTCTTAAGTTTGACTTTGATAGAGATGCTATGCCATCAttaatcaatgaaattgtgacgtcaattttttttcagaaGGGTCCTGAAGAGGTTATGAGATTTTTTGATTCTTTACAGCCGTTATTGATGGAACATGTATTTTCAGAAGGTTTCAGTGTTAGCTTGGATGATTATTCCATGCCCATGGCATTTTTACAAGCTCTTCAAAAGAATATTCAAGTAATATCACCTTTGCTGTATCAGTTAAGGTCATCCTTCAATGAGCTGGTAGAGTTGCAGTTAGAGAATCACATACGATCGGTCAAAGTTCCATTTACGAACTTTATCTTAAAGTTATCTTCATTGGGGAAGTTATTCGACTCCAAAAGTGATGCTGCTATTAACAAGGTGGTTCAACAAATTGGGTTTCTTGGATTGCAGCTTTCTGACAAGGGAAAATTTTATTCCAAGACATTGATAGATGATGTAGCCTCTCTGTTTCACAATCGATATTCTTCTGATAAAAATGACTATCCTTCTGCTGAATTTGGATTGGTCAAAGGCTGTTTTTTCCATGGATTAGATCCGTACGAGGAAATGGTCCATTCAATTTCCACAAGAGAGGTAATGGTACGTTCATCGAGAGGGCTTACTGAACCTGGAACTCTTTTCAAGAACTTGATGGCCATCCTTCGAGATGTTGTAATTTGTTATGATGGTACTGTGAGGAATGTTTGTAGCAATTCCATCATTCAACTTGAGTATGGAATAAAGGCCGGAATGATGAAGCCTTATGGTTTATTCCCTCCTGGTGAACCGGTTGGTGTTCTAGCAGCTACTGCCATGTCAACTCCTGCTTATAAGGCAGTTCTTGATTCTACTCCCAGTAGCAATTCCTCATGGGACATGATGAAG GAAATTCTTCTTTGTAAGGTCGGTTTTAAGAACGAGCCTGTAGATCGTCGGGTGATATTATATCTAAACAACTGTGATTGTGGTAGAAAACATTGCAATGAAAATGCAGCATATGTGGTTAAGAGTCATCTTAAGAAAGTCACGCTTAAAGATGTCGCAATGGATTTCATGATAGA ATATAACAGACAACCAACTCCCTCAGCGCTTGGTCCAGGGCTTGTCGGCCATGTGCATCTTAACCAG GTGCTGCTGGAAGAATTGAGGATAAACATGGCTGACGTTTTACGAAGATGCCAAGAGACTATCAGTtcttttaaaaagaagaagaagaaacttgCTCCTGCAGTACGATTCTTTATCAG TGAACACTGCTCTTTTCATCAACGGAATGGAGAAGAGAGGACTGATATGCCATGTTTAACATTCTGGCTTGAGACAAGAGATGTTCATTTGGAGAGAACTTCCCACATCCTTGCTGACGTAGTCTTTCCACTGCTTTCAGAAACAATCATCAAGG GTGACCCTCGGATCAGTTCTGCAAACGTGATCTGGATTACTTCAGATTCAACAAGTTGGGAAAGAAATCCTTCCAGGTGGCAGGATGGCGAACTAGCCTTGGATGTCTGTCTAGAAAAATCGGCCGTGAAAGAAGACGGTGATGCATGGAGGAACGTGCTGGACTGCTGCCTTCCTATAATTCATTTGATTGATACTAGACGATCTGTTCCTTATGCAATTAAACAAGTTCAAAAACTGCTTGGCATTTCGTGCGCTTTTGATCAAACGATTCAG CGGCTTTCGAAGTCGGTGTCAATGGTTTCGAAAGGTGTACTCGGAGATCATCTTATTCTGCTGGCGAACAGTATGACATGCACAGGAAATATGATTGGCTTCAATTCAGGTGGATATAAAGCATTATCTCGTGCGTTGAATATCCAAGTACCGTTTACAGAAGCAACGTTGTTT ACACCAAGAAGATGTTTTGAGAGAGCTGCTACAAAATGTCATAAGGATTCTTTATCAAGCATAGTGGCATCTTGTTCTTGGGGTAAACATGTTGCTGTTGGTACTGGATCAAAGTTTGACATCCTCTGGGACCAAAAAGAG ttaggATCGAAACAAGCTGATGTTGTAGATGTTTATAACTTTTTACACATGGTGAGAAGTGGTAAATCGGAAGAATCAACGTCTGCATGTCTAGGTGTAGAGATCGACGATCTAATGGTCGAAGATGAATATGGCGAGTTGACTCTGTCCCCGGAGCCCTTCTCTACTTCTGAGAAGCCAGTTTTTGAAGACAGTGCTGAATTTGAACACTGTTTGGATAATCATTCTCTTGGTGCTGCTTCCGCTGGTGGTGGGCAGTgggaaattaatgaaaatagtaaGGCATCCCAAGACAATGACTGGTCTGGTTGGGGGACAAAAGTTGACCCTGATGTGACCACTTCAAAATCTGGTTGGGATACTACAACAAGCTGGGGAAATAAGGCTACTAAGGCTTCAAATGACAATGGCTGGTCTACAAAAGAAGTCGAACGAGATTCCTTTACTTCCACGAAGAATACTCCAAAAACTGGAGGTTGGGATAGTGCAGCTACATGGGGGACGAAAACTAAAGATGTCGATAGCTTTAAAGAAGGAGAAACAGCGCCCGAAAAATCAAATGTGTGGTCTGGTTTGCAGAGCAATAAAGCTGAAACACAAGACGCCTTCCATAAAAAGGTCGAGATAGCGTCTAAATCTGGTGGATGGGATGATAAGGCTTGGTCAAGAGGAACTTCTAAAACGGAAGATAATTGGTCTAGTCGGGCGAAGGATAAAGCTGAACCATGGCAGGCCCATGTGCAAGAAGTTTCTCCCAATAGCAACGGTTGGGGTTCTGCAGGGGGTTGGGGGAAGAATGCTGGAGATGGTGATGAATCTGAAGCAGGCCGGAATGATGGCCAGGCATCAATGGACCTAGAGAAGGTGTCTGATAGGTGGGATGGCCGGGACGTTCAAAGGACTGGTGACTCGAAGGATAAGTTTCAATCCAAAATGGTGGAGCATGGTGATTCAGTTGCCATCAATCATTCTTGGGATCAACAGAAACCACCCGAGGTATCCCAGGGAGAGTACGGTAACGACGCGTGGGGGAAACAGAAATCATGGGAAGTTAAAAAACCTTCACATGTTAACAATGAATCAAATCGACATGGCTGGGGCTCCCGAATCGAGTTAAATGAAGGACCGAATCATGAGTGTGATCAAGTTACCAATGATTCAGGAGGTTGGGACTCTCAGAAGAAGATGGATAAGCCATGGGAGAAGCAGAAGTCTACGGAGGCTTCACAAAGTTGGGGCTCCCAGAAGGACTCACAAAGTTGGGGCTCCCAGAAGGACTCACAAAGTTGGGGCTCCCAGAAGGACTCACAAAGCCGGGGCTACCAGAAGGACTCACAAAGCCGGGGCTCCCAGAAGGACTCGCAAAGCTGGGGCTCCCAGAAGGACTCACAAAGCTGGGGCTCCCAGAAGGACTCGCAAAGTTGGGGCTCCCAGAAGGACTCACACTCACAGGGTTCGTGGGGGCAGCTCCAGAGAACACCTAAAGAGTTCAGTCAGGAATCTCAGGATGattcaaataaacattttGATAATCAGAAACCTCCAGAAACTTCATCAGGTTGGGAACAACAAAAATCGCCAGAAGTTTCACATGGTTGGGGCTCTCATATTGACTCGAGCGATTTGACAAGTTCACATGGATGGGATAATAAGAAGAATCAAGGATCAAAAAGTTGGGGAGGAAACGTCGGGGAGtggaaaaatagaaagaaccGTCCTCCAAAGTCTCCTGGAATGACGAGCGACGATGCTAATTTACGCGGATTATATACCGCATCAGGACAACGGTTGGATATGTTCACGACCGAAGAACAAGATATTCTTGCTGATATCGAACCTATAATGCAATCCATCAGAAAAATAATGCATCAATCTGG GTACAACGATGGGGATCCTCTGTCTGCTGAAGATCAATCCTTCATACTTCAAAGTGTATTCAACTTCCATCCTGACAAAGCTGTAAAAATGGGAGCTGGAATTGACCACTTCATG GTTAGTCGGCACAGTAGTTTTCAGGAAAGCAGGTGCTTTTACGTTGTATCAACCGACGGTCATAAAGAGGACTTTTCATATCGCAAATGCCTCGACAATTTCATTAAAGGCAAGTATCCCGACATGGCTGAAATGTTCGTGGCGAAGTACTTCAGGAAGCCTCGTTCAGGTAAACCCCGAGATCGTAACACAGCATCAGAGGAAAACGAGAACAAAAACGTCGGCGGAGAGCTGACACCGATCCCAGAAGAAGCTGAAAATGGCAGCCAACAACAGTAA
- the LOC111781504 gene encoding two-component response regulator ORR4-like: MGVAVAVDVETTRFHVLAVDDSFIDRKLIERLLKTSSYHVTAVDSGTKALEFLGLVEDPDLDDDVDDEQHSKLPPSIQEVDVNLIITDYSMPGMSGYDLLRKIKESKSLKDIPVVIMSSENVPSRINRCLEEGAEEFFLKPVQLSDVRKLRPHLIKEKSTRN, translated from the exons ATGGGTGTTGCTGTGGCTGTTGATGTTGAAACCACTCGGTTTCATGTTCTTGCTGTTGATGATAGCTTCATCGATCGGAAATTGATCGAGCGCCTCCTCAAAACCTCCTCCTATCACG TTACTGCTGTTGATTCCGGTACCAAGGCCTTGGAATTTCTCGGTCTTGTTGAAGATCCTGATCTCgatgatgatgttgatgatgaaCAACACTCCAAACTCCCCCCCTCAATTCAA GAAGTGGATGTGAATTTGATCATCACGGATTACAGTATGCCTGGAATGAGTGGCTACGATCTCCTCAGGAAGATCAAG GAATCGAAATCTCTTAAAGACATACCAGTTGTGATCATGTCCTCTGAGAATGTTCCTTCAAGAATCAACAGATGCTTGGAAGAAGGAGCGGAAGAGTTCTTCCTCAAACCAGTTCAATTGTCCGATGTCAGGAAACTGAGACCTCatttgattaaagaaaaatccacaaggaattga